In one window of Sardina pilchardus chromosome 23, fSarPil1.1, whole genome shotgun sequence DNA:
- the carm1l gene encoding histone-arginine methyltransferase CARM1, with protein MDVSEEKTCFCVSVFCLSEDQQQCGIQVTKQGQHKELSLQASQEGKGVNLVLMDDDSTCVLKVTITSETDCCRVGARSFLVSKGNMSSVLCFRTDSDYRDFQRLLSSGVKPRGECCAFDQRTEGSSALQYFQFYGCISQQQNMLQDYLRTATYQKAILLNEQDFRDKIVLDVGCGTGILSFFAVQAGAKRVYAVEASAVAKYAEVLVKSNSLSDKIIVLAGKVEEITLPEQVDIIISEPIGYMLLNERMLESYLHAKKWLRPKGMMFPTSSDIHLAPFTDEALYMEHYARSGFWQQTCFHGINLSGLHTAAVDEFFKQPIVDTFDWQILMARSTKYTINFLEAKEEDLHRLDIPFVFKLTQTGLIHGIAFWFDIAFIGSRMTVWLSTAPNQPLTHWYQVRCLLQTPLFAKMDQTLSGRVQLIANKRQSYDIHIVAVIDQSGFKSGNTLDLKNPFFRYA; from the exons ATGGATGTTTCGGAGGAAAAAACGTGTTTCTGCGTCAGCGTGTTCTGTCTGAGCGAAGACCAGCAACAATGTGGCATTCAGGTCACCAAACAGGGCCAGCACAAGGAGCTCTCGCTGCAAGCCAGCCAAGAGGGGAAAGGGGTCAACCTGGTTTTGATGGATG ATGACAGCACCTGTGTACTCAAGGTCACCATCACGTCTGAGACAGACTGCTGCCGTGTCGGGGCCCGGTCCTTCTTGGTCTCCAAGGGCAACATGAGTTCTGTGTTGTGCTTCAGGACAGACTCAG ACTACCGAGACTTCCAGAGACTTCTGAGCAGCGGGGTCAAACCTCGGGGGGAGTGCTGTGCGTTTGACCAGCGGACTGAAGGCTCCTCTGCACTCCAATATTTCCAG TTTTATGGCTGTATATCACAACAGCAGAACATGCTTCAGGACTACCTGAGGACTGCTACTTACCAGAAGGCCATTCTTCTGAATGAGCAGGACTTTAGAGATAAG ATAGTGCTGGATGTGGGCTGTGGAACGGGGATCTTGTCATTTTTCGCAGTGCAAGCGGGTGCCAAAAGAGTGTACGCTGTGGAGGCAAGTGCCGTGGCCAAGTACGCAGAG gTTCTTGTGAAGAGCAACAGTTTGTCTGATAAAATTATAGTTTTAGCTGGAAAGGTGGAAGAGATCACGTTACCTGAACAGGTAGACATTATCATCTCCGAGCCCATTGGTTACATGCTGCTAAATGAGAGGATGCTGGAGAGTTATCTGCATGCCAAGAAATGGCTCCGGCCCAAAG GTATGATGTTCCCCACCTCCAGTGACATACACTTGGCCCCATTCACAGACGAAGCGCTTTACATGGAGCACTATGCGCGCTCCGGCTTTTG GCAACAGACCTGTTTCCATGGCATCAATCTGAGTGGGCTTCACACTGCAGCTGTAGATGAGTTCTTCAAACAGCCAATTGTG GACACATTTGACTGGCAGATTTTAATGGCCCGGTCCACAAAATACACTATTAACTTTCTTGAGGCAAAGGAGGAGGACTTGCACAG GTTGGACATTCCCTTTGTTTTCAAGTTGACACAAACAGGACTGATCCATGGAATTGCCTTCTGGTTTGACATAGCCTTTATTGGATCCAG AATGACCGTATGGCTCTCAACAGCCCCAAACCAGCCTCTGACTCACTGGTACCAAGTCCGCTGCCTCCTACAgacgccactgtttgccaaaatgGACCAAACATTATCAGGGAGAGTTCAACTCATAGCCAATAAGAG GCAAAGTTATGATATTCACATCGTGGCAGTCATTGACCAGTCAGGATTTAAGTCTGGCAATACACTGGACCTCAAAAATCCTTTCTTCAG GTATGCCTAG